GGGCAGGTGGGGAGACAGGGACACTCACCGCTTTTTCTTCTGTACATACATCACCTGCAACAGAGACACAGCACTGTGGGGGCTGCTGAGCCCAGGAAGGCCCACAAGCAGAGAGAGGCCCACCTCCACACCCTTCACTCCCTCAACAGGACAGTGGGGACTCTGTGCAGACTGGACCAGGCCCACCCAGCCCCTGCCTTAGCAAAGCTGTGAGTGTCTGTGTGCGTATATGAGGGCTCCTTACCACAGCCACCACCACCCCGACCAGGGTGATGAGGAAGAAGGGCCCCAACACATAGCCCACCATGGAGTCGCTGTTGGCCTGGGGGGCATTGGGCACAGTGGTGTTACTCATGACATCAGCAGCCGGAGGGCTGGGTGGTTGGTCAGCATGGGCAGTGGCACTTCGGGAGGGCGCCTCCACTGGGCTccctggggaggaggaagggaggttaTCAGTTGCACCCAGGTGACATCCAGACTCTGGATCCCTCCCCCAGAGCTGGAGATCTATGAAAACTGGTCCCAGGTCAAATTCTGGGAGGAGGGATCCTCCAGGTAGATGTACTGGGTGTAACCCTCCAGTGAGTCTTGGCAAATCCTGTCAGGAAAGGGGATCAAGGGAAGGCCTGGATCCAGGGCTGAGTCCTGCCCAACTCCTATCCCTATATCAGGGCGGGGCCCAGCTGGAGACATTTACAAGTCTCAACTTCTGGGGAAAGAAGTGCAGGTTTCCAGTGCCTGCCCCAGCCCTTTTGGGGCATTGGGCTGCCAGTACCTGTCCAGTGGAGCAAAATGGATAAATGAGGTCTAAAGGAGGGACCTGCACTGCAGTCAGGGGTGAGGTGGGAGCATCTGAAGGAGCCCGCTTCCATCCTGGTCCAATCCCACTTCAAGCGATGGGCTCCATCCCTGAGTTCTATGCCCTTGTCCCTGGTGTCACCTCAGACATACAGCCCGAACACCCTCTGCCCCATCGGTTTCGTGTGCCAGGGTGGACACGAGTGGGTAAAGCTGGATTGTATCTTCAAGATGATGTCACCTTCCTCTTGTCTCCACCCAGGGCTCCGCCCAGGTCCCTCCCCTCCTGGCCTGGGCTGACAGGCAGAGGTGGAGAGGGTCAGTCCCCATCGACAGAAGCAAAGAAATCGTCCTGGGGCGGTTTGCACGCTGATGGCCCAAGGTCCGCGACCCAGGTTCGCTTGCGTCTCTATCAGAGGGCAAGGTATGAACGACCTACCCCCGTGTCCGTAGGGCACGGGGCATCGAGCTTGCCCTTACCCAGTCGTATGCTCATCGTCCCAGGCCAAGGGGGCATGCCAGGGGGGAGGGCGTCAGGCCGCTGCTAGGATGCGGGCCAGCAACAGCGGACAGGAGGTGGTTCCCACGGCGCTGGGAGGCTCAGGCCGGAGGTGGGGGGTGTTGGGGGACGCGGATGAGCCGCCCCGCGCCCGAACATCCTGGAAGCCCGGCACCCCGAGGCGTGGACCCGTGCCGGCGCTCTGCAGCCCAGCCGGCCTGGCCATGCCTTACCTCCCGCCGCTGCAGCCCCGACAGGAACGCCCTCGGTTGGCTCCCCGGCCCCGGAAAAGCCGTCAGGCGCGTGATCAAAGGACCCGGGGAAATGGGCCGGGCCTCAGCGCCCGGGCGCAGCCAATCCGGTAGCGGAAAGCGGGTGGCCTGGAGATTTCTGGAGCCGCCAATCCGGAGGCGGGGGTGGGCGGTGCGAAGGCGGGGACAGCGGGGCTTGCACGGTCCGCCCCGCGGCGGCAGGGGGCAGCCGAGGGCTACGCAGCGGGGGAGGAGAGGGCGGCTCCAGGCAGGATTGGGCAGGGCGGGGCGCGCAGTTTTCCAGAGGCCCCTGGCCCCCTCGCGTCAGGAGCTCGGATTCTGTGAGGTCCCTGGCGACCACCTCACTCACCCGTCTCGTTGCAGCCAGAGTAGGGTCGCGCCGCGCTCTAACGTTGAGCCCAGGCCCTTTGCGGCAGGACCCTGCTCCGGGCCCACTCGGCCTCCTTCTATGTTTGTTCCTTGGCCTTCGGGCTGTGCTCGACTGGTGGAGTGCGGCAGGACTGGGCTACCGGGGGCCCTGGCACGCCCACCCTCTctgcgccttttttttttttttttgagatgggagtctggctctgtcgcccaggctggagtgcagtggcacaatcttggttcactgtaccCTCCgtttcctgagctcaagcgattttcctgcctcagctctccagtagctgggattataggcgcgcaccaccacgcccggctaatttttttgtatttttagtagagacagagtttcaccgtgttggccaggctggtctcgaactggtgacctcaagtgatctgcctgcctcaacctcccaaagtgctgggatttcagacttgagcaaccgtgcccggcctattgtgaggattaaatgatgaCATGAGCAGGGAGTTTACCACATAATATCCCCTGAAATGTTAAGTTCCTCCTGTTCACCTGTTTTCGGTTTTAGGGAACACACGAAGCGGCGGGGTGAGGTTCCCCCGGGTCAAAGGCAACTTGCTAAGTCGGTAAACTTGGGTCAAAGCTTTTGTGGTCTTATCATTAAAATGGCACACATTTACTGGGAAAATCTGACTAAGGCCAGTGGAATTTACCAGTGTCAGTATTCTGGTTGCGATTATTACAGTTTTGTAAATCGTTAtcattctgggatttttttttttttttttttttttttttttttttgagacagagtctcgctctgtcacccaggctggagtgcagtggcgcgatctcggctcactgcaagctccacctcttgggttcatgccattctcctgcctcagcctccggagtagctggaactaggggcgcccgccaccaggcccggctaatgtttttgcatttttagtagagacggggtttcactgtgttagccaggatggtctcgatgtcctgacctcgtgatctgcccaccttggcctcccaaagtgctgggattacaggcattgggGGAATTTAAGCAAAGTGTACACaatctctctgtattattattattattattattattattattaggagatggagtcttgctctgtcaaccaggctggagtgcagtggcacgatcctggctcactgcaatctccgcctcccaggttcaagtgatactccctgcctcagcctcccgagtagctgggactacaggcgcctgccaccatgcccggctaatttttgtaatttcagtagagacgaggtttcaccatgttggccaggctagtttcgaactcctgacctcaggtgatttgcccacctcggcctcccaaagtgctgcgattacaggtgtgagccaccacacccggcctctctgtatggtttttttttcttttttttctttttttgtttttttgagatggagcctcacgctgtcacccaggctgaagtgcagtggcgcgatctcgactcactgcaagctccacctcccacagttcacgccattctgcctcagcctcctgagtagctgggactacaggcgcccgctgccatgcccggctaatgcccggctaatgttttgtatttttagtagagatggggtttcacggtgttagccaggatggtctcaatctcctgacctcgtgatccgcccaccttggccccccaaagtgctgggattacaggcgtgagccaccgcgcccggccctctctgTATGATTTCTTACAGCTATATATGAATCTACAGTTATGtcaaacgtgtgtgtgtgtgtatacatattatttatttatatatatatatatatatatatagttttgtagCAGACCCTCCTCTACCCCCCCAAAATCACACATGATTGGGAAAACTGACTGGCAGATTATGGAAATCACCCAAGAACATCAAGGTTCTGGCAGCTGAACCAGGCTAAAGCCCTCCTGGATCACCAGGTGGTAATGGGCAAAAGGCATGATCTAGGTCACCCTGTTCTTGCCAGAGGAACCCTTAGGGGCAGATGTGAGGTTCTGGGAGCCCAGGCCCTATTAGCTAGAGGCAGCCAGTGGTGCCAACATGGGTGAGTTGCTTCGTCTGGTCCAGCCACAGGTTTCCTCAGGCCCTTCCAGGGAAGGCTGGATGAGGGCAGGTCTGGTGCAGAGGTCAGAGGGTAGATGGAAACTTTGATCCCTTGTCTCCAGACCCCACCATCTGACTGTGGTGGGGAATCAAGGATGGAGGGAAAGGATTGAAAGAAATGCGTGAGTCTGGAAGCTCCAGCTGGATCTCCTACTGCTCTCAAGCTTTTGAGTCTGGAGAGTAGGGAGACCCCTCATCCTAGGCTTCTGTCAGACAGAGCTGGGCCTGCCACGTCTTGCAAGCAAGTTGGGGGTAAGTGATGGGGTTTGAGAACTTAGGCCCTTGTGACTGCCCGCACATTCAACTTTTGTCCAGTTCCTCAGGCCTTCTAACCACAAATCTTGAGAGCCCTCTATGAGCAGGCCCAGTGGTCACATTGGTTAGAGGGGTATGTGGAGAAAGCCACTCTCAGGGCCAGAGACCCAGTaaagattttactttcttttcctttttttcccctctcctgagacggagtttcgctctgtcatccagactggagtgcagtggcacgatctcagctcactgcaacctctgcctcccgggttcaagcgattctcctgcctcagtctcctgagtagctgggactacaggtgtgcaccaccatgactggctaatttttgtatttttagtagagacggggtttcaacatgttggccaggctggtctctgactcctgacctcagatgattcacctgcctcagcctcccaaagtgctgggattataggcgtgagccacctgcctgggTTTTACTTTCTTTACTCCTAAGAGAGAACACCCTTGTGAGCTAGGCAGGGCAGGTGGAGCAACCGTGATTTGCAGATGAGTCAATTGATGCCCAAGCAATGTGATGACTTCTCAGGGCCCTTGGCCTGATCATTAACAGCAGAGTGGGATGAGATGACAGGTGGGCCTCTCTTCTTGGACAACTCTCTGCTGACAGCTGCCCCAGAGCTACATTTGAGGCCTAGGTGTCTTCCTGTGTTCAAGCTTCATATCTGATGAGAGTACCTCCAAGTATAGCCAGGAAAACTGCCGCTCTGCCTTCCCTCTTCATGCAGCTGCCATTTCAGGAAGCGGGAGGCTAGGGTGGGGTTGAGACTACATTGTGCTTCGCTGCTCGAGTTTTGACTGCCTCCTTATCCATGCTGCTGTGGTTAGTGCCTGGACTTGTCTGCCCACTTCAGCTAATGCCTCACTCATCCTTGTGTCCTCCAGCTCTGGATGCACTGAACAAACCAAAAAAGCAAGACCTGAAAGGATTGAACTATTTTCAGTTAACTTTTAGAATGAAGCTCAAGAAGATTTATAGGAAGGCAAAAATACCCAGTTTTTATAATATCTGACATCCGTTAAAAAATGGACCctggtggccaggtgtggtggctcatgcctgtaatcctagcactttgggaggtcgaggtggtggatcacctgatgtcaggagttcgagaccagcctggccaaagaggtgaaaccccgtctctactaaaaatacgaaaattagccgggcatggtggcgggagcctgtaattccagctactcaggagactgaggcaggagaatcacttgaacccaggaggcacaggttgcagtgaaccaagatcatgccattgcactccagcctgggtgacaagagtgaaattctgtcccaaaaataaaaaaaaaaaaaggaccctggctgggtgcagtggctcacacttgtaatcccagcacttaagacAAGGAATGTATGAAAAATATCCCAGTGAtcttctagagatgaaaactacagTATCAGATTTTAAGAAAACCATACGGGACAGGATTAATCACACTGGACAGAATTAATGGCAGGTAAGATATTACAGAAGAAAAGACAAGTGAACTTGAGGgcatagcaatagaaactatccaaaatgaaacccaaagattaaaaaataaaaaatataaaaacaaagaaaaatgaaaaaaggatcAGTGAGTTGTGGGATAACCATAAATGGCCTAATATATGGATAATTAGAGGtccaaaaggagaagaaaaaaaggacagaaaaatatttgaagaaaccaTGACCAAAAGCTTTCCAAACttgagccaggcgcagtggctcactcctgtaatcccagcactttgggaggccgaggcaggtgtatcacctgaggtcaggagttcaagaccagcctgaccaacatgaagaaatcccatctctactaaaaaatacaaaaatttgccaggcgtggtggtgcatgcctgtaatcccagctacttgggaggctgaggcaggaggatcgcttgaagctgggaggcagaggttgcggtaagctgagatcatgccattgcactgcagcctggacaataagaccaaaactctgtctcaaaaaacaaaacaacaacaacacaaaacttTCCAAACTTCAAGATGACTATAAACCTACAGACCCAGGAAGCACGATAAACCCAGGCACAAGCAACATGAAGAAACTATGCCAAAGCACATCGTAATCAAATTGCTCAAAGCCAGTGGTAAAGATGTTACACACAGAGGAACAAAGTTAAGAATGACATAAGATTTCACTGGAAACAATCCAGGTGAGAAGATGGTGGAGCAACATCTTTTAACTACTTAAAGAAAAAACTCTCAGTCTAGAATATTGGGGAAAAAATCtgtcaaaaacaagaaataaagatgttttcaggctgggcgtggtggctcacgcctgtaattccagcactttgggaggccgaggcgggtggatcacttgaggtcaggagtttgagaccagcctgggcagcatggtgaaagcctgtctctactaaaaatacaaacattagccagtctcataacccggtctcaaaataaataaatagataaaaattgagccataaaattaaaaaagttttgaaaaccGTGTTTTCGGATATACAAAACTGAAAGGAATCATCACCAGTAGACCTGCACTGTAAGAACTGTTAAAGGAGATTCTTCAGGCAAAAAGGTAATTGTACCAAATGAAAATATGATccaacaagagaaagaaagaaagagcgtccaaatcggtaaagaggaagtcatacTGTCACTCTTTGCCAAtgatatgatctttgacaaagcaaacaagaacataaagtggggaaaggacaccctgttcATCAAATGgagctgggataattggctagccacatgtaggagaatgaaactggatcctcatctctcaccttttacaaaaaccaactcaagatggatcaaagatgtaaatctaagacctaagaccataaaaattctagaagattaCATCAGAaaaccccttctagacattggcttaggcaaagacttcatgaccaagaacccaaaagcagatgcaacaaaagcaaaaagaaatagatgggattaattaaactaaaaagcttctgcacagcaaaagaaataatcagcaaacagacaacccacagaatgggagaaaatcttcacaatctatacatctaacgaaggactaatatccagattctacaaggaactcaaacaaatcagcaagaaaaaagtgggctaaggacatgaatagacaattctcaaaaaaaaaaaaaaaaaaacagatatacaAGTGaccagcaaacatgaaaaaacgctcaacatcactactgatcagggaaatgcacatgaaaaaacgctcaacatcactactgatcagggaaatgcacatcaaaaccacagtgtgataccacctcactcctgcaagaaaaaccacagtgtgataccacctcactcctgcaagaaaaaccacagtgtgataccacctcactcctgcaagaaaaaccacagtgtgataccacctcactcctgcaagaaaaaccacagtgtgattccacctcactcctgcaagaaaaaccacagtgtgataccacctcactcctgcaagaaaaaccacagtgtgataccacctcactcctgcaagaaaaaccacagtgtgataccacctcactcctgcaagaaaaaccacagtgtgataccacctcactcctgcaagaaaaaccacagtgtgataccacctcactcctgcaagaaaaaccacagtgtgataccacctcactcctgcaagaaaaaccacagtgtgataccacctcactcctgcaagaaaaaccacagtgtgataccacctcactcctgcaagaaaaaccacagtgtgataccacctcactcctgcaagaaaaaccacagtgtgataccccctcactcctgcaagaaaaaccacagtgtgataccccctcactcctgcaagaaaaaccacagtgtgataccacctcactcctgcaagaaaaaccacagtgtgataccacctcactcctgcaagaaaaaccacagtgtgataccacctcactcctgcaagaaaaaccacagtgtgataccccctcactcctgcaagaaaaaccacagtgtgataccacctcactcctgcaagaaaaaccacagtgtgataccacctcactcctgcaagaaaaaccacagtgtgataccacctcactcctgcaagaaaaaccacagtgtgataccacctcactcctgcaagaaaaaccacagtgtgataccacctcactcctgcaagaaaaaccacagtgtgataccccctcactcctgcaagaaaaaccacagtgtgataccacctcactcctgcaagaaaaaccacagtgtgataccacctcactcctgcaagaaaaaccacagtgtgataccacctcactcctgcaagaaaaaccacagtgtgataccacctcactcctgcaagaaaaaccacagtgtgataccacctcactcctgcaagaaaaaccacagtgtgataccccctcactcctgcaagaaaaaccacagtgtgataccacctcactcctgcaagaaaaaccacagtgtgataccacctcactcctgcaagaaaaaccacagtgtgataccccctcactcctgcaagaaaaaccacagtgtgataccacctcactcctgcaagaaaaaccacagtgtgataccacctcactcctgcaagaaaaaccacagtgtgataccacctcactcctgcaagaaaaaccacagtgtgataccccctcactcctgcaagaaaaaccacagtgtgataccacctcactcctgcaagaaaaaccacagtgtgataccacctcactcctgcaagaaaaaccacagtgtgataccacctcactcctgcaagaatggccataataaaaaaatcaaaacacaggccgggcgcggtggctcacacctgtaatcccagcactttgggaggcctaggcaggcagatcatgagaacaggagattgagaccaccctggctaacacaatgaaaccccatctctactaaaaatacaaaaaaattaaccaagtgtggtggtatgcCCCTtaatgtcagctacttgggagactgaggcaggagaatcacttgaacctgggaggtggagcttgcagtgagctgagatcgtgccactgcactccagcctgggcgacagagccagactgactccgcctcaaaaaaaaaagaaacaaaaaacaatagatattggCATGTATGTGGTGAAAacggaacacttttacactgctcgtgggaatgcaaactagtacaaccactatggaaaacagtgtggagattccttaaagaactaaaagtagatctaccatttgatccagcaatcccactactgggtatctacccagagtaaaataagtcattatatgaaaaaagacacttgcagctggactcagtggctcagcactttgtagtcccagcactttgggaggccgaggtggacggatcacctgaggtcaggagtttgagaccagcctggccaacatggtgaaaccccgtctctactaaaactacaaaaattagctgggcatggtggcacacacctgtagtcccagctacttcggaggctgaggcatgagaatctcttgaacccaagaggtggaggttgcaatgaaccgagatcacgccagtgcactccactccagcctgggcaaaagaatgagacacagcgagaccttgtctcaaaaaaaaaaaaaaaaaaaaagagagagagaaagaaagaaagaagacacttgcacacacatgtttatagcagcacaatttggaATTgccaaaatatggaaccagcccaaatgcccatcaatcaacgagtggataaagaaaatgtgatatatatatacacaccatggaatactactcagccataaaaaggaatgaaataatgggatgtgcagcaacctggatggagttggagaccgttattctaagtgaagtaactcagaaatggaacaCCAGACAcctatgttctcacttgtaagtaggagctaagccatgaggatgcaaaggcataagaatgatacagtggactttgaggacttgggggaaagggtgggagggggtgagggatataAGACTACACACCGGGTACAGTGTACAcgactcaggtgatgggtgcaccaaattctcagaaatcactgctaaagaacttaccaaacaccacctgttccccaaaaacctacttaaaaaaaacaaaaaaatatggaCCTACCTAAAGGAATGAAGAGTACTGAAAATGGTAGTTATGtgagtaaatatatatgtaaatatatttatatgtgtcagtgtgtatatatgtacatacacacatgctcatatattccacacacatatacacatatattcccccccacacacacaccaccatttttgtttgtttgcttttatttacttatttttgagacagagtttcactcttgttgcccaggctggagtgcaatggtgccatctcggctcactgcaacctctgcctccctggttcaagtgattctcctgcttcagcctcctgagtaattaggattacaggcacctgccaccacgcccagctaatttttgtatttttcatggagacagggtttcaccatgttggccaggctagtctaaaactcctgacctcaggtgacccgcccgcttcagcctcccaaagtgctgggattacaggcgtgagccactgcgcccggcctgtttgtttttagagaccagttctccctatgttgcctagactggtctagaactccttggttcaagcaatcttcatgtctcagcctcccaagtagctgggattacagacgcatgccaccatgcccaacttgcCCCGTCTTgttagttaaatatttttaaagaggtaattgaggccaggcatggtggctcacacctgtaatcccaacactttgggaggccaaggtgcacagatcacctgaggtcaggagtttgagaccagcctggctaacatggcaaaaccccgtctttactaaaaacagccaggtgtggtggcgcacacctgtagtcccagctactcagggagactgaggcaggggaaccgcttgaacctgggagacgaaggttaaagtgagccaagatcgtacccctgcactccaccctgggagacagagcaagactctatctcaaaaaaaagaaaaaaaaagtaatagattgTAACAAAAAACCCAATATTCTGTTGTGGGACTTTTGCACATGGAACATTTGTCAAGACAGACCATATTCtgagccacaaaacaagtcttggccgggcatagtggctcatgcctgtaatcccagcactttgggaggccaaggcgggtgaatcacctgaggtcaggagttccagaccagcctggccaacatggtaaaaccttgtctctactaaaaatgcaaaaattagccaggtgtagtggcacatgcatgtgattccagctacttgggagctgaggcaggagaatcacttgaaccctggaggcggaggttgcagtgagccgagatcacaccactgaactccagcctgggtgacaagagtgaaactccatctcagaaaaaacaaaacaaaacaaaaaagtctcaataaatataaAGGATGCAATTTATGTATTACTTTAATAGCATAAAGGTTGGGAAAGAAATGGGAATATACtactatattcatatatatatgaggtTGTATAATATCACTTAATGAGAGACTGTGGTGAATTGATGATGTATATAGTATGAACCCTAAAGTAACTAACAAAGTAACAAAGAGTTATAGAtaccaacaaagaaaataaagtggaaatataaaataagaaatcttaaaaaaaaaaaaaaaaaggcagaaaaagaggaacaggggggtgggggggtggctcacacctgtaatcccagcactttgggaggctgaggcgggcagatcatgaggtcaggagattgagaccatcctggctaacacggtgaaaccctgtctctactaaaaaatataacaaaaattagctgggcgtggtggtgtgcacctgtagtaccatctactcaggaggctgaggcaggagaatggtgtgaacctgggaggcggagctcatagtgagccgagatcgcgcactgcactccagcctgggtgagactccgtctcaaaggaaaaaaaaaaaaagaaaagaaaaagaggaacagGGGAACCAAGAACAGGTAAGACAACtataaaacaaatagcaaaggccgggcacggtggctcacgctgtaatcccagcactttgggaggccgaggcgggtggatcacctgaggtcaacagtttgagaccagcctggccaacatggagaaaccccatctctactaaaaatacaaacattagccaggcatggtggcgggtgcctgtaatcccagctactcgggaggctgaggcaagagaatcacttgaacgcgggaggtggaggttgcagtgagccgatatcatgccactgcccttcagctttggcaacagagcaagactccatctcaaaaaaaaaaaaaaaaaaaaaaaaaaaaagctggatgatAAAATGAAACATAACTATATCAACCATTACATTAAAAGTAAATgggggccagatgcggtggctcacgcctgtaaacccagcactttgggaggcttaggcaggcggatcatgaggtcaggagatcgagaccatcctgactaacacagtgaaaccccgtctctactaaaaatacaaaaaaaattaaccacgtgtggtggtaggcacctgtagtctcagctattcaggaggctgaggcaggagaatggtatgaacccgggatgcggagcttgcagtgagccgaaattgcgccactgcactccagcctgggccacagtgagactcaaaaaaacaaaaaacaaacaaaaaaaaaaaacaaaaaagtaaatgggagccggatgtggtggctcatgcctgtaatcccagcactttgggaggccgaggcgggtggatcacgaggtcaggagttcaagaccagcctggccaacacagtgaaaccctatc
This is a stretch of genomic DNA from Rhinopithecus roxellana isolate Shanxi Qingling chromosome 4, ASM756505v1, whole genome shotgun sequence. It encodes these proteins:
- the SMIM29 gene encoding small integral membrane protein 29 isoform X1, with protein sequence MPPWPGTMSIRLGSPVEAPSRSATAHADQPPSPPAADVMSNTTVPNAPQANSDSMVGYVLGPFFLITLVGVVVAVVMYVQKKKRVDRLRHHLLPMYSYDPAEELHEAEQELLSDMGDPKVVHGWQSGYQHKRMPLLDVKT
- the SMIM29 gene encoding small integral membrane protein 29 isoform X2; the encoded protein is MPPWPGTMSIRLGSPVEAPSRSATAHADQPPSPPAADVMSNTTVPNAPQANSDSMVMYVQKKKRVDRLRHHLLPMYSYDPAEELHEAEQELLSDMGDPKVVHGWQSGYQHKRMPLLDVKT